The proteins below are encoded in one region of Candidatus Thiodiazotropha sp. LNASS1:
- the yaaA gene encoding peroxide stress protein YaaA yields the protein MLITISPAKTLDYETPPVTTTHTKPAFLKQSRSLINNLRNYTAMDLAELMKLSMKLSELNFDRYHDWKTPFTLKNAKQAALAMKGDVYGGLDAETLDKEGFKFAQRHLRILSGLYGVLRPLDLMQPYRLEMGTKLPNERGKDLYAFWGEQITQAINKDLKAQGDDILINLASNEYFKSIKPKLIQGRIITPQFKEKKNGTYRMIGVFAKRARGLLSRYIIDNRLQDPREIQGFDWDGYRFDKRLSKEDQWVFTRG from the coding sequence ATGTTGATTACGATCTCCCCCGCTAAAACCCTCGATTACGAGACACCGCCGGTTACCACAACCCATACCAAACCCGCATTTCTGAAACAGTCGCGCAGTTTGATCAACAACCTGCGAAACTACACAGCCATGGACCTGGCCGAATTGATGAAACTCAGCATGAAATTATCGGAACTCAACTTCGATCGTTACCATGACTGGAAGACACCCTTCACCCTGAAGAATGCCAAACAGGCAGCGCTGGCGATGAAGGGGGATGTCTACGGCGGACTGGATGCCGAGACATTAGACAAAGAGGGCTTCAAATTCGCCCAACGTCACCTGAGAATCCTCTCGGGATTGTATGGCGTACTGCGTCCCCTCGATCTTATGCAGCCCTATCGCCTGGAAATGGGAACCAAGCTGCCCAATGAACGAGGCAAGGATCTTTACGCCTTCTGGGGGGAACAGATCACGCAGGCCATCAACAAGGATCTCAAGGCCCAGGGTGATGACATCCTGATCAACCTGGCCTCCAACGAGTATTTCAAATCGATCAAACCAAAGCTGATACAGGGCCGCATCATCACCCCGCAATTCAAGGAAAAAAAGAACGGCACCTATCGCATGATCGGCGTGTTCGCCAAACGCGCGCGCGGATTGTTGAGTCGTTATATCATCGACAACCGTCTGCAGGATCCTCGGGAGATCCAGGGCTTCGACTGGGACGGTTACCGTTTTGACAAACGACTCTCCAAGGAAGACCAATGGGTATTCACCCGCGGCTGA